GTCGTTCGATGGGCGGCCTTCGAGCGCCCCCTGGACGTCCGCAAGCACGTCGTCCAGTTTCTCGACGGTGGTTCGACTGAGGTCGACCGCGCGGTCACGCACCTGGCTCGCGCCCTCGCCCACCTGATCGCGCTCCGGATCGGCGAGGCGGATCGCCCGCTGGAGCAGTCTGAGTGCCCGGACGTTCGTCTCCAGGACGAGGATCGCGGCCGGAATCGCCACTTCGTCGGTGAACCGGAGGAGTTCACGCGGCGTCGGCGGTCGCGGTGGCCCCCTGCGGTCGGGTTCCAGTTCCCGCTGGAGTCGCCGGAGGGACCGCGCGAGGTCCGCCGCCAGCCGCGCGAGGTCCTCGTCACCGGTCGAATCGCTCATACGTCTCCTTGACGCCCTCGGGCCTTAAGCCCACGCGACCGGACGCCGGCGCCGAGACGGCCGCGATCGATCGGCACGTCTAGGCCAACCAAAACCCTTTTAGATTTAGGCCCGCCTAAGCTCCGGTAATGAGTCACGCGCCGGATACCGTCGACGAGGTGGCGGCAACCGAAGACGTCCCGGGCATCAAACACCACAGGGCGACCGACGAGCGGACCGTCTTCACGGAAGAGGGCAACACCGACGGCTGGATCGCGACCGATCTCACCGTCGAGTGCGAAGAATAGCGGATTCGGTTTTTCGGAGCCGGTCTCTTACTCTGCGCTGGTCTCGAAGACGAGCGTGTCGCCCTCGAGGTAGTGGTCGATGTGGTGGGCGTCTTCCTCGGTCTGGACCAGGATCTCCCGGAGGATCTCCGCCGTCGCGTGGTCGCCGAGTTCGGTCGCCAGCTCGATGTGCTCGCGGAGGCTCTCGATGACGTCGCCGTAGATCTCGAGGTCGTTCTTCAGCGAGGACCGGATCGGGTAGACGTCACCGTCCTCGTGGGGGACGCCGGCCCGCTCCGAGAGGTTGGGCATGCTGGACACCGGCGTGCCGCCGATGGCCTGCAGACGCTCCGCGATCACGTCGGCCGCTTCTTCGGCGTTCTCGGCCGCCTCGCCGAGGAAGATGTGAAGGTCGCGGAACTCCGCCCCCTCGACGTTCCAGTGGTGCTTGCGAAGCTGGTGGTAGAGGACGAACGTGTCCGCCAGGTCGTCGTTCAGGGCCTCCACGATCTGCTCGGCCTTCTCCCGTTCCAGGCGCAGGTTGTTGTCTTCGACTTCTCCGAACTCTTTCAGAACTGTCTTCTCAGTGCTCATCTCGATTCTACCTTGGTTCGGATGTGGTATAAAATCTGCGATCGGAAAACAATCTTTCCGATTTCAAAACCCGATTTCGGGCTGCCGAAAATCCTGTCGCGTTATCCGGGACGTTGGAGGACCATCGCGCGCTCGTCGCCTTCGAAGGCAGCGCCCGTCACCCGTCGGGTCTGTTCCTCGTGGGCGTCGAGGACTGCGTCGAGGTCGACTTCGGCGAGATCCAGCGCCTCGGCGAACTCGTCCCAGACGTGGGCGCGCAATCGGAGGTAGTAGGCGTCGTCGGTCCGCTGGAGGACGGGCTGTTCGTGGAACTGCGAGCGCCACTCGTAGACGATGTCCTCGACGCCCGGGTTGTCCCGGACCTGTCGCTGGTGGGCGTCGAGAAGTTCCCGGAGCCGTGCCTCGTCGAGGTCGTGTCGGCCCACGACGGTCGCGAGCAGGTCGTCGTCGAACGGCTCGAGGCGGTCGTCGGTCATCGTTCCCACGTCGGCGGCGAGGGGCAAAAGCCTCGCGACGTCCGATAGCTTCATTCGCACGGGACCGAACGGGAGGGTATGTGCGCTCGCTTCGCCCGTGGCTCCTGGCGCTACGCGCTGCCCCCGGCGCTCGTCGGGCTCTTTCTGTTGCCGTTCTCGCTCGGTGCCGCCGCCGTCGCGTTCCTGACCGGCGGGGCTGCCCTGGGCTTCCACCGCGACCCCGAGCGGTCCCCGCCCGCCGATGGCCTCCTCGCCCCCGCAGACGGCAAGGTCTCGGTCATCCGCGAGGAGGAGGGACGCCTCCGCGTCGGCGTGTTCATGAACCTCACCGACGTCCACGTCAACCGCGCGCCGCTGTCCGGGGAGGTCGTCGACGTGACCCACTCGCCGGGCAAACACTGGCCGGCGTTCACCAAGGAGTCCGACCGCAACGAGAAGGTCCGGATCGAGTTCGAGGAGTACGCCGTGATCCAGATCGCCGGCGCGGTCGCGCGCCGGATCCACCCCTACGTCGAACCCGGCGACGCCGTCGCCCGGGGACAGCGGATCGGGCACATCTCCTTCTCCAGCCGCGTGGACATAGTGATGCCTGCTGACGTAACGCGGGCCGATCTCGCCGTCGAGAAAGGCGACGCGGTGACCGCGGGCGAGACTCGACTGGTCGATCGCTGAGCCGACGCTCCGGAACGTGGACCCCGGCGTGACCGGTTTCCGGAACTATATCAGGCGCGCCGGCGAACCCGGGGACGATGGGCGAGCTAGCTACGATGTTCGCGCCCGACCGGGTGGCGGTCGTCGGCGCGACGGAGAGCGAGGGGTCGGTCGGCCGCGCCGTCACGTCGAACCTCGCCGCCGACTTCGAGGGCGAGGTGGTCCCCGTCAACCCGAACGCCGACTCGGTACTCGGGATCCACTGTTACCCCGACGTGGGGTCGGTCCCGGGCGAAGTCGACGTGGCGGTGGTGGTCGTCCCGGCCGCCATCGCCGTCGACGTGGTCGAGGGCTGCGGCGAGACGGGCATCGAGAACGTGGTCGTGATCACGGCCGGGTTCGGCGAAGCCGGCAGCGAGGGCGCCGGCCGCGAGCGCCGCCTCCGCGAGGTCGCGGCCGAGTACGACCTCAATCTGGTCGGGCCCAACAGTCTGGGCATCATGAGCACGGGCGTGAACATGAACGCCACGTTCGGGCCGGAGAACGCCCAGCCCGGGCCGATATCCTTCATGAGCCAGTCCGGGGCGTTCGTGACTGCCGTGCTCGACTGGGCCAACGACCGCGACGTGGGCTTTCGCGACGTGGTCTCGCTCGGGAACAAGGCCGTCCTCGACGAGCGCCACTTCGTCGCCGAGTGGGGCGACGACCCCCACACTGACGTCGTCCTGGCGTACCTGGAGGGGATCGAGAACGGGGGTGAGTTCATTCGGACCGCTCGCAAAGTGACCCAGGAGACCCCGATCCTGATGGTGAAATCGGGCCGGACGGAGGCCGGGGCGTCGGCGGCCGCCTCCCACACCGGGACGATGGCCGGCAGCGAACGCGCCTACGAAGCCGGCCTCGAACAGGCCGGCGTCCTCCGGGTCGAAACGGTCCAGGAACTGTTCGACTACGCCGGCATCCTGGCGGGCCAGCCGTTGCCCGAGAGCGACGGGGTCGCCATCGTCACCAACGCGGGCGGTCCGGGGGTGATGACGACCGACGCCATCGGCGACGCCGACCTCGACCTGGCCTCCTTTAACGACGAGACGATCGACCGGCTGACCGAGGCGCTCCCCGGGGGCGCGAACGTCTACAACCCGATCGACGTGATCGGTGACGCCGACGTCGAGCGGTTCCGGGAGGCCATCGACGTGACGCTCGCCGACCCGAACGTCGGCGCAGCCATCGTGCTGGCCTGTCCGACGGCGACCCTCTCGTTCGAGGAACTGGCCGAGGCGACGGTCGAAATCCAGGCCGAACACGAGTTGCCCGTCGCGGCCTCCCTGATGGGCGGCGACTCCACGCGGGAGGCCCAGGGAATCCTCAGTGAGGCGGGCATCCCGACCTACTTCGACCCCGCGCGGGCCGTCCGGAGTCTCGACGCGCTGCGGGAGTACCGCGAGATCCGGGCCCGCGACTACACCGAGCCGACCGAGTTCGACGTGGACCGCGAGCGCGCCCGCGAGGTCCTCGAATCCGCCCGGCGCCGGAACACCAACAGCCTCGGCGTCGAGGCGATGGACCTGCTCTCGGCCTACGGCATCCCGACGCCGGCGGGCGAGATCGTCGACGGGCGGACCGAGGCTCGCGAAGCGGTCGAGCGGCTCGACGACGGCGACGGCGTCGTGATGAAGATCGTCAGCCCCGACATCCTGCACAAGTCCGACATCGGCGGCGTCGAAGTCGGCGTGTCGGCCGCCGAGGCCGAGGACACCTACGAGGACCTGATCACGCGGGCGCGCAACTACCAGTCCGACGCGACGATCCTGGGCGTGCAGGTCCAGGAGTTGCTGGACCTCGAAGATGCAACCGAGACCATCGTCGGCACGAACCGCGACCCGCAGTTCGGGCCCCTCGTCCTCTTCGGCCTGGGGGGCATCTTCGTCGAGGTTCTGGAGGACACCACCGTCAGGGTCGCGCCGGTCAGCGAACCGGAGGCGAAGAGTATGATCGACGACGTCGAGTCCGCGCCGCTGTTGCGGGGGGCGCGGGGGCGCGAACCCGTCGACGAAGCGGGTGTCGTGGAGACGATCCAGCGGCTCTCGCAGCTGATGACGGACTTCCCCATGATACTGGAACTGGACGTCAACCCGCTCGTCGCGACGCCCGACGGCGTCTCGGCGGTCGACGTGCGACTCACCATCGACCAGGAGGAGCTATGAATCCGATACTCGTCAGTTCGACCGAGGAGAGCACAGGGAAGACGGCCGTCGCGCTCGCGCTGGCACGGCACGCCGCCGAGGGCGGCAAAACCGTCGGCTACATGAAGCCGAAGGGAACCCGACTGCAGAGCGCGGTCGGGAAGACCCTCGACCAGGATCCGATGCTGGCCCGCGAACTACTGGACCTGGACGAGCAGATGCACGAGATGGAGCCCATCGTCTACTCGCCGACCTTCGTCCAGGAGGCCGTCCGGGGC
Above is a genomic segment from Halorientalis sp. LT38 containing:
- a CDS encoding DUF7547 family protein, whose translation is MSDSTGDEDLARLAADLARSLRRLQRELEPDRRGPPRPPTPRELLRFTDEVAIPAAILVLETNVRALRLLQRAIRLADPERDQVGEGASQVRDRAVDLSRTTVEKLDDVLADVQGALEGRPSNDEAERVLAEARSLRDEIDERLAAADSSPPEGGAGAEELDAGADVPVDVDAELRSIRDDLDDEDGDGEDDDPD
- the dpsA gene encoding DNA starvation/stationary phase protection protein DpsA; translation: MSTEKTVLKEFGEVEDNNLRLEREKAEQIVEALNDDLADTFVLYHQLRKHHWNVEGAEFRDLHIFLGEAAENAEEAADVIAERLQAIGGTPVSSMPNLSERAGVPHEDGDVYPIRSSLKNDLEIYGDVIESLREHIELATELGDHATAEILREILVQTEEDAHHIDHYLEGDTLVFETSAE
- a CDS encoding protein sorting system archaetidylserine decarboxylase, whose amino-acid sequence is MCARFARGSWRYALPPALVGLFLLPFSLGAAAVAFLTGGAALGFHRDPERSPPADGLLAPADGKVSVIREEEGRLRVGVFMNLTDVHVNRAPLSGEVVDVTHSPGKHWPAFTKESDRNEKVRIEFEEYAVIQIAGAVARRIHPYVEPGDAVARGQRIGHISFSSRVDIVMPADVTRADLAVEKGDAVTAGETRLVDR
- the acs gene encoding acetate--CoA ligase alpha subunit — translated: MGELATMFAPDRVAVVGATESEGSVGRAVTSNLAADFEGEVVPVNPNADSVLGIHCYPDVGSVPGEVDVAVVVVPAAIAVDVVEGCGETGIENVVVITAGFGEAGSEGAGRERRLREVAAEYDLNLVGPNSLGIMSTGVNMNATFGPENAQPGPISFMSQSGAFVTAVLDWANDRDVGFRDVVSLGNKAVLDERHFVAEWGDDPHTDVVLAYLEGIENGGEFIRTARKVTQETPILMVKSGRTEAGASAAASHTGTMAGSERAYEAGLEQAGVLRVETVQELFDYAGILAGQPLPESDGVAIVTNAGGPGVMTTDAIGDADLDLASFNDETIDRLTEALPGGANVYNPIDVIGDADVERFREAIDVTLADPNVGAAIVLACPTATLSFEELAEATVEIQAEHELPVAASLMGGDSTREAQGILSEAGIPTYFDPARAVRSLDALREYREIRARDYTEPTEFDVDRERAREVLESARRRNTNSLGVEAMDLLSAYGIPTPAGEIVDGRTEAREAVERLDDGDGVVMKIVSPDILHKSDIGGVEVGVSAAEAEDTYEDLITRARNYQSDATILGVQVQELLDLEDATETIVGTNRDPQFGPLVLFGLGGIFVEVLEDTTVRVAPVSEPEAKSMIDDVESAPLLRGARGREPVDEAGVVETIQRLSQLMTDFPMILELDVNPLVATPDGVSAVDVRLTIDQEEL